The following is a genomic window from Numida meleagris isolate 19003 breed g44 Domestic line chromosome 25, NumMel1.0, whole genome shotgun sequence.
TGGTTAGCAGGAAGCGCAGGAGCTAAAATTGCCGGGTGAGCCGCACAGCTTTTTGTAGAGAAGTACCATGGAGTAATTACTGGCTAAAATAGCTCATGGCCTTAGGCTTAACCTTGTCCAGAGACAGGTCCTTATGCAATGCACCCAAACACTGCAGTGTTCCCGGCTGCCTAAAATGACCAGGATAAGGTGTGCAGTGAAGTATGAGGCGGGTACTGATTCACCAGCTCTATTGCTCAAGCCTGATGTTGCCTAATGTCCTATCTCCATTCTAACCAAAGGAAAACAGGCGGGAGCACATCTGTTGACTCTGGCATCTGATCTGCAGGAGTGACCAGCACCAAAAAATTCAAGACAAGTTCAAAGACCCACACCGCAGATGGACACGAGATATGCTTGCCTACTGCTTTTCTAATTACTTCTCTCATCTATCACAGTTTATAATCTACTCGTGCACTGCCTATGTAGCGCCCAGGGAAATCGGGCAGGCGGGAGCCAAGCACCAAGGTTGTGCCTATGGGAAATGTGGCTGTGAGCTTACCTCTCACTGTAGGTGTCACTGCGGGAGGTCACAAAGGTGCCAGGGGGGAGAAGTGGCGGGTGGGGGCTGGTGCCCTCTGTGCTGGTGCCCTCAGTGCTGGTGCCCATGGTGTGTGTCAGCCCCATGGTGTACATTGGCCCTGTGGCGTAGATAGGCCCCATGGTGTCTGTTGGCCCCATGGTGTCTGTTGGCCTCATGGTATCTGCTGGCCTCATGTTGTCTGTTGGCCCCGTGGTGTCTGTTGGCCCCATAGTGCTCCTCTGTGCCACCACACTGTTGGAAGCTGAGCTCAATGGCAAAGTGGGGTTCACAGAATTGTGCGTTTCTGGGTTTTGTGAAGTGAAgatctctgcaaagaaaatggtTTGGCGGCTTAAatatccatctttttttttttttttttttttgtggagaacATTCTGGAGTTGCCAAAGATTTGCGCATTTCATCTCGCATCTGCTGATGGAAAAAACATGTGACATTATATGACCAAATTCAAGCATTTCTATTATAGAAAGCAGTTTGGGAGTACTAATGAAAATCCAGTAATACTCGGCCAACATTCCTCCTTCAACCTCCCTGTTTCTGTCTCTGATAGCTGAAAAGTGAATTGTATCTGTATATTTGCATGCTGCGGTTCCTAAAACTGCAAGATAACCTTCAGAGCAAAGcacttctccatgctgcacatGCTGTGCTCAGGATGTCATGGGCTGGTGTTTTTCATCATAAATTGTCAATGATGTTTTCAAACAAACTagatttctgcagaaagctcAGATGTTTCTCATAACGCCCCTATGCTTATGCATGGAATAAAGGAGAGCATTGGAGGGAGGTGTCCATGAAGGGACAGGGGGaagagatataaaaaaaaaaggaaaaggaatgatTGTGCTTCCAGCCACCCCATCACCTACCCTTCTCAATGCGCAGTTTCACGGATGTCGTGTGCTCTGTGTGCCCATTCCTGGCCCCACACCAGTACCACCCCGCATCCTCCTCTCGCAGGTGGCTCATCACCACGGTGTAGGTCCCATTGCTCTGCTCGCTGCTGGAGATCCATATGCGCCCCTTGTAGGACTCATGCACGAACCCGTCTGTGTCcaccagcagggagcagctggccTCCTGCCACCTGCACAGGTACTTGGTGGTGTAGCTGCCCGTGGGGTCGTGGTGGCACCTGAGGGACAGCGAGCCCCCTATCCTGCCATGCACAACCTTCGTTCTCcggggctgggcaggggctgtgggTAGGAGAGGACCATCGTGATGTTTGACGTGGCTGCAATGAGCCCGTGGGTCACAGCAGCCCCCAGAGCCCCCTCCTACCTGTGGTCACCTGCAGGGCCACCATCTGCCAGCGGACCCAGTCAGCCAGGCTGCCCATCCCACACTTGTACAGCCCTGCGTCTTCTGGCCTTAAATCATTTATCAGCACTTTGAATGCTCCAGAGCTCTCCTGGGGGGTAATATAGATCCGTCCCTCGTAGGTCTTCCCCACGTAGCCATCGGTGTCGGCAATAAGGATGCAGCTGCTTCTCCCCACTCTGCACCACAGCCTCCTGGTGCCACCCTGGCTGTCCCCAGGTGGGCAGGGGATGGTGACGGAGCCACGGAGCTCCCCGAGGAGCAGCTCAACTGGCCTCAGCATGCCCACatctgcagggacagagggGGTGAGTGCCACCACTGTGCCTGGTTGCATGTCACCTCCTTTTGCAGTGGTGCTTTGGTCAAATCTGGGGGTCTTATGCCTGCGATTGCTTAAAGCAAAGGGGACATGACACCCTCCCTGTCCCATCACCGTACCTGCTGACACAGTCAGGTTTAGGCTGACGTAGAGGTCCCTGTTGGTGGGGCCAATGCCACAGCGGTAGGTCCCTGTGTCATTCATCTCCAGCTGCGTCATTGTCACCATGAAGGTGCCATACTGGGGGACATCCTCCAGGGACACTCGGCCCATGTGGTCTTTCGAGATGAAGCCGGTGGTGGAGATGATGGTGTAGCAAATCCCATCTCCAGCCCTTTTACACCAGAACTTTCTGTCATGCTTGTTGGCAAGTGTGATGGAGTAGAAGCACTGGTGGGTGACAGACCCTCCGACTGCACCTGTCAAAAACCTGGGCCCATACAAGGAGCTCAAGGCTGGCTCTTTGGGGAAGGAGGTAAGAAGTGCATTAGTCAGAAGCATGGACATCCCCATGGATGGGGAACTTTGCCTGACCCAAGCAGGGTGCCACAGGCAAAGCTCCACCAGCCCTGGCTGTCCTTCCCCATAGTGATGGGGAGCAGCAAACCTCCAGCAGGAACCATTGGTACCTGCAGTTTCCTGGTGACTCACCTTGCAGCAAAGCCACAAAGAGGAGGAGAACCTCCATGTCTGCTCTTCTCGAATGTTCACTTGGCAAACTTCCGAATCTCATTTTGGATACTGGCTTTTGCTGGTGTCCCTGTGAGCAAACAGAAGGGAGACTGTGGCTTGGATCTGCCAAGCTGAACCATGCAGATGCCTGTGATGCCCATTGGATGCAGACCACTCACACCCCTGGTGGCTCCCGTCCTGTGACATGGTACAGTGCAAAGATAAGagaattttagaaagaaaaacagcgTTCATAGCGCTCCTGCACTGAGCCCTCTGTATTTCAGGTCGGATGGTCAATAAAGGCATTGCTAGTAACACCTGGCCAGGGGCAGACCTACACAGGCACTGGCCAAAAAGGTGTGCACAGAGGGTTTGAGGATGGCTGTGGTGATTGCCAAGCCCAGCACcaagcccagctgcagccaccagccaTGGCACCTCGCTGGGTCTTGCCCAGACCTCTACAGCCCAACCTGTGGGCATCAAGcatgctcttcttttttttttcagtgcaaaacaCAATTGCAAAAGCTGCAGTTCTCAGGAACGCCAGCAGCATGCCTTACGCTCCTCCTGGCAAGGTGCAATTATCTTTCtaacctttttattttacttagcTGTAACTTAATTTCCTGCAGAAAACCTTTGGGCAGAGTGCTGTAACCCATTTCCAGATTTCAATAGAAGTGATGTTTGAGTGCTTAGGAGGCGGATTACTTCCTTGTGCAAGTTA
Proteins encoded in this region:
- the LOC110388371 gene encoding polymeric immunoglobulin receptor-like isoform X2; its protein translation is MRFGSLPSEHSRRADMEVLLLFVALLQEPALSSLYGPRFLTGAVGGSVTHQCFYSITLANKHDRKFWCKRAGDGICYTIISTTGFISKDHMGRVSLEDVPQYGTFMVTMTQLEMNDTGTYRCGIGPTNRDLYVSLNLTVSADVGMLRPVELLLGELRGSVTIPCPPGDSQGGTRRLWCRVGRSSCILIADTDGYVGKTYEGRIYITPQESSGAFKVLINDLRPEDAGLYKCGMGSLADWVRWQMVALQVTTAPAQPRRTKVVHGRIGGSLSLRCHHDPTGSYTTKYLCRWQEASCSLLVDTDGFVHESYKGRIWISSSEQSNGTYTVVMSHLREEDAGWYWCGARNGHTEHTTSVKLRIEKEIFTSQNPETHNSVNPTLPLSSASNSVVAQRSTMGPTDTTGPTDNMRPADTMRPTDTMGPTDTMGPIYATGPMYTMGLTHTMGTSTEGTSTEGTSPHPPLLPPGTFVTSRSDTYSERRGRKHLGTDRSRAGAEWTEPHRRARDGGTQQPTQRQRMQGRVGQMSDNTCSPWKFRADQLV
- the LOC110388371 gene encoding polymeric immunoglobulin receptor-like isoform X1 translates to MRFGSLPSEHSRRADMEVLLLFVALLQEPALSSLYGPRFLTGAVGGSVTHQCFYSITLANKHDRKFWCKRAGDGICYTIISTTGFISKDHMGRVSLEDVPQYGTFMVTMTQLEMNDTGTYRCGIGPTNRDLYVSLNLTVSADVGMLRPVELLLGELRGSVTIPCPPGDSQGGTRRLWCRVGRSSCILIADTDGYVGKTYEGRIYITPQESSGAFKVLINDLRPEDAGLYKCGMGSLADWVRWQMVALQVTTAPAQPRRTKVVHGRIGGSLSLRCHHDPTGSYTTKYLCRWQEASCSLLVDTDGFVHESYKGRIWISSSEQSNGTYTVVMSHLREEDAGWYWCGARNGHTEHTTSVKLRIEKEIFTSQNPETHNSVNPTLPLSSASNSVVAQRSTMGPTDTTGPTDNMRPADTMRPTDTMGPTDTMGPIYATGPMYTMGLTHTMGTSTEGTSTEGTSPHPPLLPPGTFVTSRSDTYSESSLGESSLLPVVIPSLVLLIFVIATVLVLTKIKLQKEMGEEGSTLGQTEAVLVQSGLSPTDGQGMEELSSLHNANGCKAELGRCRIIRALLGSFGQTSLCESFGGKNSFQHE